One window of the Montipora foliosa isolate CH-2021 chromosome 4, ASM3666993v2, whole genome shotgun sequence genome contains the following:
- the LOC138001105 gene encoding uncharacterized protein, which yields MTDKAKNSRRIAKGNFTRKRNILIKSIETSQGIEVVETNYSKLVDAWEELEGKHLEYVNFLTDEHLVDEEEIWMTEVEEKYSNAFNRKVKYVENVTTSEKATREHAARQEAIDNAKVKRNTARAVFEASYESISHALQSKEMPNFALKDLQKQIEDQFQDCKTFNAELLELLPFESAESEMQWIAKIQTYYYEIVEQIVVRYTNVKEQEQIKQESDATSSFLHLEKVKMPHFDGELRHYPQFKRDFNKQVMPQIRGRDAAYVLRSCLGKEPEGLVKSIDDDVQEMWRRLDEKYGDPAKIADVIIDGIRRFRTLKEGEDKRFIEFVTLVEDGYRDLTRLGLEAEITTTSSVSIIEKALSTDIRRKWAEMVSCHGSHIDKSKKFPSLLEFLQNQRSAIEYDSASLRTTTNNQHYRGTSHYTEGVEEVSKEPKPKCLIHEHGRHWTADCRIYLAKPIEEKKTIIKDKRACWSCLKIGHRQRTCKSRKDCGVGGCTRKHHPSIHETEETPQQVSASANVCHNTKIDTCLLQVQRVKTKRGEANIMWDNAASLCFITNTKAKQEKLKGSKVELSVIKVGAQSEKIKTNKYKVPLIDKQGHVIEFEAYGIERITSDIESVNIDDIVHLFKNVTKEEIERPSGPVDILIGYEYAAYHPEREQNIGHLVLLRNRFGRCIGGTHPLLKESHLYHDFINARVNTVVGKINIEDFYKIENLGVECKPKCGGCRCGKCSLGAKDCTIQEERELELIERNLNFNKEENRWVAEYPWIKDPQNLPDNRKVAFAKLITTEKRLRRNTEHAKVYDNQIKDMVTRGVARKLSKKELTLYKGPVHYIGHHEVLKPDSKSTPVRIVFNSSANYMGHILNEYWAKGPDLLNNLLGVLIRFRENKVAFIGDIKKMYHTVKMTELDQHTHRFLWRDMDSTREPDTYIMLRVSFGDKPSATIATVALRKTAEMSREKYPEAADIIQRNTYMDDIIESTDDRKQAIKLTQDIEKAIIKGGFEVKEWMFSSDTDRQEKTNIPIEEQTEKILGVKWSQSEDQLCFEVKVNFTTKRIHTSRSTSDIVPTQDPQQLTKRIILSQINSVYDPLGLAGPFTVRAKILLRRLWGTEPKLDWDDPIPEENQQNWSIFFNDLKDMNQIRFTRCLKPMDAIGDPILVVFSDASKDAYAACAYVRWQRKNNQFESNLILSKNRLAPIKKMSIDRIELCGAVLNKRLKVFIEKECRYRFEKIYHIVDSQIVHAMIQKSSYGFNTFAATRIGEIQEGTNPENWYWVESKYNIADCLTRGRKPDDIGLESTWQKGPDFLKQTEDKWPITRDYLEPKLSEVIRTTMVTKIEGTHDTLALRIDIAKYSSYGKLLRVTARILKFYSKFPKPSFKSATQELTPEDIKKSEIFWIKEIQQNMRNDIENGKYNRLCPITRKDGIYVVSSRTAKLQTNYGDNEVILLPYDHPFSHLYVAQTHARGHHGILTTASKVRTKYWIPKLLKLVKSIKFRCVICKKLAKKTSQQVMGQLPEDRLKPAPPWYSTGIDLFGPFKIRDEVKKRTFSKAYGVIFNCLGTRAVYLDLAADYSTDKFLMVLRRFVSLNGYPSKLLSDNGTQLIAASKELTAITKTWDWKKIKEYGVMKGLQWIFTPADAPWQNGVTEALIRSVKRAIEFSVGENALTFSELQTVLFEIANLLNERPIGRHPTSPEDGAYLCPNDLLLGRATSRIPNGPFDENANTQKRFTFVQTIVHTFWKKWNSNYFPSLILRQKWHTSHRNLKIGDVVMIQDSNLVRGNWKLGKVSNVYPGADGKVRRVDVQYKNLTVNEPMKQYQGKGYVTVQRPVQRLVLLIPIDENKMNF from the coding sequence ATGACCGACAAAGCTAAGAATTCACGGCGAATTGCTAAGGGAAACTTCACACGAAAGCGGaacattttgatcaagtccaTAGAGACAAGCCAAGGAATCGAGGTAGTAGAAACCAATTACTCAAAACTTGTTGATGCATGGGAAGAACTGGAAGGGAAGCACTTAGAGTATGTTAACTTCCTGACTGACGAGCATTTAGTGGACGAAGAAGAAATCTGGATGACGGAAGTCGAGGAAAAATATTCCAATGCATTTAATCGTAAAGTGAAATATGTCGAAAATGTCACtacaagcgaaaaggcaacgcGCGAGCACGCGGCTCGTCAAGAGGCCATTGACAACGCAAAAGTTAAAAGGAACACTGCGCGCGCTGTTTTCGAAGCTTCTTACGAAAGTATTTCGCACGCGTTGCAGTCAAAAGAAATGCCCAATTTTGCGTTAAAAGACTTACAGAAACAAATAGAAGATCAATTTCAAGATTGCAAAACCTTTAACGCTGAACTGTTAGAATTATTGCCCTTTGAATCAGCCGAATCTGAGATGCAATGGATAGCTAAAATCCAAACCTATTATTACGAAATTGTTGAACAAATTGTAGTTAGATATACTAACGTAAAAGAACAAGAGCAGATAAAACAGGAATCTGACGCGACTTCTTCCTTTCTACACCTGGAAAAGGTAAAAATGCCGCACTTTGATGGAGAACTACGTCATTACCCTCAGTTTAAAAGAGATTTCAACAAACAAGTCATGCCACAAATTCGTGGAAGAGATGCCGCATATGTGCTACGCTCTTGTCTTGGAAAAGAACCCGAAGGCCTGGTAAAGAGCATAGACGACGATGTGCAAGAAATGTGGCGAAGACTGGACGAAAAGTATGGAGATCCAGCCAAAATTGCAGACGTTATCATTGACGGCATACGTAGATTCAGAACACTTAAGGAAGGAGAAGATAAACGTTTCATCGAATTCGTGACTCTTGTAGAAGACGGATACAGAGACCTCACAAGACTCGGTCTAGAAGCGGAAATTACAACAACGAGTTCGGTCAGTATTATAGAGAAAGCTTTATCAACAGACATCAGAAGAAAATGGGCAGAAATGGTTAGTTGTCACGGAAGTCACATCGACAAATCAAAAAAGTTCCCTAGTCTTCTTGAATTTCTGCAAAATCAAAGGAGTGCTATTGAATACGACAGTGCTTCTCTTCGGACGACGACCAACAATCAACATTACAGAGGCACATCGCACTATACAGAAGGCGTCGAGGAAGTAAGCAAAGAACCCAAACCAAAATGTCTGATTCATGAACACGGAAGACATTGGACAGCAGACTGCAGAATTTATTTAGCCAAGCCAATAGAAGAGAAAAAGACGATCATCAAAGATAAACGAGCCTGTTGGTCGTGCCTAAAGATCGGTCATCGACAACGTACATGCAAATCAAGGAAAGACTGTGGTGTAGGCGGCTGCACAAGAAAGCACCATCCATCTATACACGAGACGGAAGAAACACCTCAGCAAGTCTCAGCCTCAGCAAACGTATGCCACAATACAAAAATTGACACCTGCCTGTTACAAGTACAAAGAGTTAAAACCAAAAGAGGAGAAGCTAATATAATGTGGGATAACGCCGCATCACTTTGTTTTATCACAAACACTAAAGCAAAGCAAGAGAAACTTAAAGGATCCAAAGTCGAACTTTCAGTCATCAAAGTTGGAGCACAGAGCGAGAAGATTAAGACCAACAAATACAAGGTACCTCTTATAGATAAGCAAGGTCACGTCATCGAATTCGAAGCTTACGGCATCGAAAGGATCACCTCAGACATTGAAAGTGTTAACATAGACGACATAGTACATCTTTTCAAGAACGTCACAAAGGAAGAAATCGAGCGACCCTCAGGACCTGTGGACATTTTAATCGGTTACGAATATGCAGCCTATCACCCGGAAAGAGAACAAAACATCGGTCATCTTGTGCTCTTAAGGAATCGTTTCGGGCGATGTATTGGAGGAACGCACCCGTTACTTAAAGAATCACATCTGTATCACGATTTCATCAATGCCAGAGTCAACACAGTTGTAGGCAAAATCAATATAGAAGACTTTTACAAAATTGAGAACCTTGGCGTAGAATGCAAACCGAAATGTGGAGGATGTAGATGTGGAAAATGTTCCTTAGGCGCGAAAGACtgcactattcaagaagagcgAGAGCTGGAACTAATCGAACGAAATCTAAACTTTAACAAAGAGGAAAATCGCTGGGTCGCTGAGTATCCCTGGATCAAGGATCCTCAGAATCTTCCTGACAACCGGAAGGTCGCTTTCGCGAAACTGATAACGACCGAGAAACGTCTAAGAAGGAACACCGAACACGCAAAAGTGTATGACAACCAGATAAAAGACATGGTAACTAGAGGAGTTGCAAGGAAACTCTCCAAAAAGGAACTAACACTCTACAAAGGACCGGTGCATTATATCGGACATCATGAAGTTCTCAAGCCTGATTCCAAATCTACCCCAGTGCGCATAGTGTTCAATAGCAGCGCCAATTACATGGGTCATATCTTGAATGAGTATTGGGCTAAAGGTCCTGACCTACTCAATAACTTATTGGGAGTCCTTATACGTTTCCGAGAGAATAAAGTAGCCTTCATTGGTGATATTAAAAAGATGTACCACACTGTGAAGATGACAGAGTTAGATCAGCACACCCACCGATTTCTGTGGAGGGATATGGATAGTACAAGAGAACCCGACACATACATAATGCTCAGAGTTTCATTCGGTGACAAGCCGTCAGCTACAATTGCAACCGTTGCTCTGAGAAAAACCGCAGAGATGTCAAGAGAGAAATACCCAGAAGCAGCAGATATAATACAAAGAAATACGTACATGGACGACATAATCGAAAGTACGGACGATCGCAAACAAGCTATTAAACTGACTCAAGATATCGAGAAGGCTATTATTAAAGGAGGATTTGAAGTCAAAGAGTGGATGTTCTCAAGCGATACTGAcagacaagaaaaaacaaatatacCGATCGAggaacaaacagaaaagatacttggagtTAAATGGAGTCAATCAGAAGATCAACTGTGTTTCGAAGTCAAGGTTAACTTTACTACCAAGCGAATACATACTTCAAGGTCTACGAGCGATATCGTCCCCACCCAAGATCCCCAACAGCTCACAAAGCGTATAATCTTGTCACAGATCAACAGCGTGTATGATCCCCTAGGGTTGGCAGGACCATTTACAGTAAGGGCCAAAATTCTTTTACGCCGTTTGTGGGGAACTGAACCGAAACTTGACTGGGACGACCCTATACCCGAGGAAAACCAACAGAATTGGTCTATTTTCTTCAACGATTTGAAAGACATGAATCAAATCAGATTTACGAGATGCCTTAAACCAATGGATGCTATTGGCGACCCCATTCTCGTTGTGTTTAGTGACGCATCCAAAGACGCATACGCTGCATGTGCATATGTACGGTGGCAAAGAAAGAATAACCAATTTGAGAGCAATTTAATACTGTCCAAAAATCGTCTTGCACCAATAAAAAAGATGTCCATTGACCGTATAGAACTGTGTGGAGCGGTACTGAACAAACGCCTAAAAGTGTTCATAGAAAAGGAATGTAGATATCGCTTTGAAAAGATCTACCACATCGTAGATTCTCAGATTGTACATGCCATGATACAGAAAAGCTCATACGGGTTCAACACGTTCGCCGCCACTAGAATAGGTGAAATACAGGAAGGAACAAACCCTGAAAACTGGTATTGGGTAGAGAGTAAATATAACATAGCTGACTGTTTGACAAGAGGCAGGAAGCCCGATGACATTGGACTTGAAAGCACATGGCAAAAGGGTCCCGATTTTCTTAAACAAACAGAAGACAAGTGGCCAATCACTCGTGATTACTTGGAGCCAAAACTATCCGAAGTAATCCGGACTACAATGGTAACGAAGATAGAAGGAACTCATGATACCCTAGCGTTACGAATTGACATCGCCAAATATTCGAGTTACGGCAAACTACTACGTGTCACTgcaagaattttgaaattttacagcAAATTTCCCAAACCGTCATTTAAAAGCGCAACGCAAGAACTGACACCTGAAGATATTAAAAAGTCAGAGATTTTCTGGATCAAAGAGATTCAGCAGAACATGAGAAATGATATTGAAAATGGCAAGTACAACCGTTTGTGTCCTATCACACGCAAAGACGGCATCTATGTAGTAAGCAGTCGTACTGCAAAGTTACAAACAAATTACGGTGACAACGAAGTTATATTACTACCATATGATCATCCGTTCTCACATCTCTATGTAGCACAAACTCATGCAAGAGGACATCATGGCATTCTAACTACTGCCAGCAAAGTGCGCACCAAATATTGGATACCCAAACTCCTTAAGTTGGTAAAATCGATTAAGTTCAGATGCGTTATCTGCAAAAAACTTGCTAAGAAAACAAGTCAGCAAGTGATGGGCCAATTACCTGAAGACAGATTGAAGCCAGCACCGCCATGGTACAGTACAGGAATTGATCTTTTTGGTCCCTTTAAAATTCGGGACGAGGTAAAGAAGAGAACGTTCTCTAAAGCTTATGGAGTAATATTTAATTGTCTCGGAACAAGAGCTGTTTATCTGGATCTGGCAGCAGATTATAGTACAGACAAATTTCTGATGGTACTCAGAAGATTTGTGTCCCTAAACGGATATCCATCCAAGCTATTGTCTGACAACGGTACTCAACTAATTGCAGCAAGTAAGGAACTAACCGCTATAACAAAAACATGGGATTGGAAGAAAATTAAGGAATATGGCGTCATGAAAGGATTGCAATGGATCTTCACCCCAGCAGATGCCCCATGGCAAAATGGAGTAACTGAAGCTCTTATAAGATCGGTCAAGCGAGCAATTGAATTCTCGGTTGGTGAAAATGCTTTAACCTTCTCTGAATTGCAAACAGTTTTATTCGAGATTGCCAACTTGCTGAATGAAAGACCAATAGGGCGACACCCAACATCCCCTGAGGACGGAGCATATTTATGCCCAAATGACTTACTGTTAGGCAGAGCCACAAGCAGGATACCAAATGGCCCATTTGATGAAAACGCGAACACCCAAAAACGTTTCACGTTCGTCCAGACAATTGTTCATACATTCTGGAAAAAATGGAACTCGAACTACTTCCCAAGCTTGATATTAAGGCAAAAATGGCACACATCTCACCGAAATTTGAAAATCGGAGACGTAGTTATGATACAAGATTCCAACTTAGTGAGAGGAAACTGGAAGCTTGGAAAAGTGTCAAATGTTTACCCAGGTGCAGATGGGAAAGTGCGAAGAGTAGACGTGCAATACAAGAATCTCACCGTAAACGAACCTATGAAGCAATACCAAGGCAAAGGATATGTCACTGTTCAACGTCCTGTACAGAGACTTGTATTACTTATACCGATtgatgaaaacaaaatgaacttctAA